The Neptunomonas concharum genomic interval ACAAAATCTTCAGCCCTTGGGTTTATTTTGGATTGAATAATAGACATAAGCTGCCCTCATCAGACCCTGTTACGGTTGGTGTAACAGGATCTTTTTAATTCTTATTAATGGAAGGTGAGGTGGTCGCTTACTTGTTAAGGTAAAGTTCGCGACCAATCAGCATTCGACGGATTTCAGAAGTACCGGCGCCGATTTCATAAAGTTTTGCGTCACGCAGCAGACGGCCTGTCGGGAATTCGTTGATATAGCCGTTGCCACCCAATAGCTGAATCGCGTCCAGTGCAATTTTGGTAGCCATTTCTGCTGAATAAAGAATACAGCCTGCTGCATCTTTACGAGACGTTTCACCACGCTCAGCCGCCATGCCATTGATGTAAACATAAGATTTAGAGGCATTCATCAGTGTATACATATCGGCAATTTTGCCTTGTACAAGTTCGAATTCACCAATCGGTTGGCCAAACTGCTGACGATCACGGATGTAAGGTACACAAATATCCATCGCCGCCTGCATGATACCCAATGGTCCGCCAGACAAAACCAAACGCTCATAATCCAAACCACTCATCAGAACTTTAACGCCGCCGTTAAGTTCGCCTAGAATATTTTCTTTAGGCACAGGGCAGTCCTGAAAAACCAGTTCGCATGTGTTGGAGCCGCGCATACCCAGCTTGTCTAATTTTTGGTGGCGAGAGAAGCCTGGGAAGTCGCGCTCTACGATAAAGGCTGTGATACCACGAGGGCCTGCCTGAATGTCTGTCTTGGCATAGATAACATAAGTGTTGGCATCAGGACCGTTAGTGATCCACATCTTGTTGCCGTTCAGCAGATAATGATCGCCATTATCGCGTGCGGTTAATTTCATTGATACAACATCAGAGCCTGCGTTCGGTTCAGACATTGCCAATGCGCCGATGTGCTCGCCGCTGATCAGTTTAGGCAGGTACTTAAGCTTTTGCTCGTGGGTGCCGTTACGATGAATTTGGTTTACACACAGGTTGGAGTGTGCGCCGTAAGATAAACCTACAGAAGCGGATGCACGACTAATCTCTTCCATGGCAATAATATGCGCAAGATAGCCCATACCTACACCGCCGTATTCCTCTTTGACTGTGATACCTAGCAGGCCCATATCACCGAATTTGCGCCACAAGTCGTTGGGGAACTCATTGTCGTGGTCAATTTGTTCTGCGCGTGGCGCAATTTCTTGCGCGGCGAAGCTGTTGATTTGCTCACGCAGCATGTCAATTGTTTCGCCAAGTCCAAAGTTTAGTTCTGTGTATTGTGAAATCATCTGTGACATCCTTACTGTTTGCTTATTCCTGTCTGACGGTTGTCAGGCTGAATTTGCTTTTTGTTGTTTTTTGCTCGCTAGTTCCTTAAGTGCTTCAGTACAACGAGTTTCTGCACTTTCCAGTTCTAGCTGAACCATTGCGATATCGTTTAATTGCTGTTCAAGCGCCATCTTCCGCTCAGTGATTTTGTTGAGCAGAAGCTTTAACTGCTTCTCGCTGCCGGACAACGTTTCATCCCATAAATCAAAAAGCTCTTTGGTCTCTGCAAGCGAAAACCCTAAACGCTTGCCTCTGAGTATGAGCTTTAAACGAACTCTGTCCTGGCGGCTATAAATACGTGTTTGCCCTCGGCGTCGAGGAGCGAGCAAACCTTGGTCTTCATAAAAGCGAATGCTACGGGTGGTAACATCAAATTCGCTGGCTAGCTCGCTAATTGAATATGTCGCCTTCTTTTCCATAAATATATCTACTATGCTTGATCAGGTTAATTTAGCGGAAGTTTACGTAAACGTAAAGTAGCAAAGAGGTGTAGTGAAATTATATCATGATTCTTTTTTCAATGGTTAACCGTATGAAATATATGAATAAAATGGGGTTTTTGGGGGTGTTTTATGGAGTGTTGCTACCAAAGTAGTACTTGGCTTCCAGTAAGGGAAATTGCTAATTTCTAAAGACAGCTTACGAATACGTAAGTTAAGCCGTGCAGCCGAAGCTGCAAAATAAGAACAAAAGAGGCTTATTCCGCATGAGTGCAGATTATGTTCTGGAAACCCGGAATCTGATAAAAGAATTCAAAGGGTTCACTGCTGTTGATGATGTGAATCTTAAAGTTGAGCGAGGCACAATCCACGCGCTTATCGGCCCTAATGGTGCTGGTAAGACAACGGTATTTAACTTGCTGACTAAGTTCCTAACACCTACCACCGGTACGATCTTGTTTAACGGTGAGGATATTACCTCGATGAAATCTGCGGCAATTGCTCGTAAGGGAATTGTGCGCTCATTTCAAATCTCGGCGGTCTTCCCGCATCTTAGCGTGTTGGAAAATGTCAGGATTGCATTGCAGCGTAAAGAGGGTAATAGCTTCCATTTTTGGAAGTCTGAAAAAGTTCTCGATAAGTTAAATGATCGTGCTTTAGAGCTGCTGGATGAGGTTGGCTTAAAAGACTATGCCAATGCGATTACAGTCGACCTTCCCTATGGGCGTAAGCGTGCATTAGAGATTGCGACTACCTTGGCGCTTGATCCAGAAATGCTATTGCTGGACGAGCCTACCCAAGGTATGGGCCACGAAGATGTGGGTGTAGTTGCTGATCTTATTAAGAAAGTCTCTGCAAATCGTACCATTCTTATGGTTGAGCATAATTTGCACGTGGTTGCGAAACTTGCCGATAAGATCACTGTATTGCAGCGTGGCGCTATCCTCACAGAAGGTACCTATGAAACGGTATCTCAAGATCCACAGGTTCGTGAGGCCTATATGGGTGTTGAGGCTGATGATGAGGTTGCTAATGCGATCGCAGCAGAAAGTGCAGCAGAGAAGGAGGCGAAGGCATGAGCAGTACCGGTGAGAAGATCCGCATCGTTGATTTACATGCCTACTATGGCGAATCTCATATTCTGCATGGTATCGATATGACGATCATGCAGGGTGAGTTGGTAACGCTCTTAGGGCGAAATGGTTCAGGTCGTTCAACCACATTGAAAGCGATCATGAATATGGTGGGACGCCGTACGGGGGCGATCAATATAAATGGTAATGAGACCATTAACATGCCTGCCCATAAAATTGCCCACCTGGGGGTAGGCTACTGTCCTGAAGAGCGAGGCATCTTCTCTAGCCTCAATGTCGAGGAAAACTTAATGCTACCTCCGAATGTGCGTTCGGATGGCATGAGTGTTGAAGAGATTTATGAGCTGTTCCCTAACTTAGCTGAGCGCCGTTATAGCCAGGGGACACGCCTCTCTGGTGGTGAGCAGCAGATGCTTGCTATGGCTCGAATTCTTCGTACGGGAGCAAATATTTTGCTTCTTGACGAGATCACTGAAGGTTTGGCTCCGGTCATCGTTCAGAAGCTGGCAGAAGTGCTGGTTATGTTAAAAGAACGTGGCTTGACTATTTTGTTAGTCGAGCAAAATTTCCGTTTTGCGGCCCCAATAGCTGATCGTCACTACGTTATGGAACACGGACATATCGTAGAAGAGGTTCATGCTCATGAGTTGCAAGCTAAAACGGAGCTGTTGAATACCTATTTGGGTGTTTAATGCTTGGATTAAACGGTCCAAGTGAATGCCTGATTCCCTTGAAATGCGATAACAATAAAAATTTCTCAAGCAGGAGTGACAACATGAAAGCAATGAAAAAGACCGTACTAGCCGCAGCAATGAGCTTGGCAGCCGCAACAGGTGTACAGGCCGCTGGTATTTCAGATGATGTGGTTAAAATCGGTGTACTGGCAGATATGGGTGGTGTTTACGCCGATGTTTGTGGACAGGGTTGTGTAACCGCTGTAGAGATGGCGGTTGAAGACTTCGGTGGAACGGTACTGGGTAAGCCAATTGAAGTTGTGAGTGCTGACGATCAGAACAAGCCGGAT includes:
- a CDS encoding isovaleryl-CoA dehydrogenase encodes the protein MISQYTELNFGLGETIDMLREQINSFAAQEIAPRAEQIDHDNEFPNDLWRKFGDMGLLGITVKEEYGGVGMGYLAHIIAMEEISRASASVGLSYGAHSNLCVNQIHRNGTHEQKLKYLPKLISGEHIGALAMSEPNAGSDVVSMKLTARDNGDHYLLNGNKMWITNGPDANTYVIYAKTDIQAGPRGITAFIVERDFPGFSRHQKLDKLGMRGSNTCELVFQDCPVPKENILGELNGGVKVLMSGLDYERLVLSGGPLGIMQAAMDICVPYIRDRQQFGQPIGEFELVQGKIADMYTLMNASKSYVYINGMAAERGETSRKDAAGCILYSAEMATKIALDAIQLLGGNGYINEFPTGRLLRDAKLYEIGAGTSEIRRMLIGRELYLNK
- a CDS encoding ABC transporter ATP-binding protein, which translates into the protein MSADYVLETRNLIKEFKGFTAVDDVNLKVERGTIHALIGPNGAGKTTVFNLLTKFLTPTTGTILFNGEDITSMKSAAIARKGIVRSFQISAVFPHLSVLENVRIALQRKEGNSFHFWKSEKVLDKLNDRALELLDEVGLKDYANAITVDLPYGRKRALEIATTLALDPEMLLLDEPTQGMGHEDVGVVADLIKKVSANRTILMVEHNLHVVAKLADKITVLQRGAILTEGTYETVSQDPQVREAYMGVEADDEVANAIAAESAAEKEAKA
- a CDS encoding MerR family transcriptional regulator, which codes for MEKKATYSISELASEFDVTTRSIRFYEDQGLLAPRRRGQTRIYSRQDRVRLKLILRGKRLGFSLAETKELFDLWDETLSGSEKQLKLLLNKITERKMALEQQLNDIAMVQLELESAETRCTEALKELASKKQQKANSA
- a CDS encoding ABC transporter ATP-binding protein; the encoded protein is MSSTGEKIRIVDLHAYYGESHILHGIDMTIMQGELVTLLGRNGSGRSTTLKAIMNMVGRRTGAININGNETINMPAHKIAHLGVGYCPEERGIFSSLNVEENLMLPPNVRSDGMSVEEIYELFPNLAERRYSQGTRLSGGEQQMLAMARILRTGANILLLDEITEGLAPVIVQKLAEVLVMLKERGLTILLVEQNFRFAAPIADRHYVMEHGHIVEEVHAHELQAKTELLNTYLGV